Part of the Vigna unguiculata cultivar IT97K-499-35 chromosome 3, ASM411807v1, whole genome shotgun sequence genome, CTCCGGGATAAACTTGGTAGGTTTAAAATGGAAAGGATAAGAGCAGCATAAGGAAGTAAATACAAATTTTCACTGCATCAAATTAAGGCATGTGTAATGGCAAAATACAATGAAATCATGTTTCTCCCATCTTTACTTCTGTGAAACCATGCCTCAGAATAAAAGCTAATACCCTTTCTAAACAAAACTGGTCAAACGTTTACCTACCAATTTACTCTAATCCTCTAACATTAATGGTTGACAAAGATGCCACACCAttgcatttattttttgtataatgaAATTTTCACTTATGGTTTCTGATCCTAAAAGAATTCCTGTAAACATGGCATCATATGAAGAGCCATAACCCACAAAAACCAGCCATGCTGCATGATCTTCTTCTGCATGTAGTGGCATCAACTCCACAATCTTCATCTGTCAAACACCTAAAGTCACTACGAGCATCGGGGATGTGGCAAGCACTCTCAATATGTTGACCTGACTTCAAATTCAAAGCAGGACACACTTGCAGAGACATTGCGCTGATTCGACTCACTCTTGGTTGCCTCTGCATAGtaagataaatattcaatttttaagtGTTTTGTGTAGTAGAGGACCACACAATTTTTGAAagtcttgttttcttttccaagaaaacaaaaatcaataaaaatactAGTAAACTCTATTTTGTAGTGCCAGCTAAGAAGATtctaagagtttttttttttttttcagcatcATGTGCAAATGAAATGGAAgaaacagaaataaaaaaatatgttgttttgGAAAATTGTATATAAAGTCCATCAACTTCGACCTAATTGCAAAGTGCCATCAAGAGCtccaaaattgttttaatttgtcCTAAACTACAACAATTATACTAATGGATCCTTTGACCCACCTGCCATGAAGTTCGGAAGAgttcaataataacaatatttttatccaTTAGATGAGACCGACAAGGTTATATGGATCACACGATGTCATTTGACCCAGGTGAAAACTAATTCACAGGAATATTAGTTGTTATGaaatccttaaaaaaaaaatcctccaATATTGTTGATCTCTATTACGAACTTTTACGAAGGATCCAGTCACAGGTCTAAACATGGAAGAATCATTCTTCCAACAAAAGCTGAAACCAAGAAGCACACTCATCCTTAGAATTCCTACTATGTAGTCGCAAATAAATCCCAGTATTTTTCTGTGTCAACGACCCAAAATGTATCCTATGTGATGTCTTCATAAATTTTccaattgtttatttaaaacCTATGAACTTAAACGTATACCTGTAGTATGACATCTTCCCAAATGTCCTCTTGTTTCTAGTTAAAATAGTAACACGTATCTTCCATCTTACTCATACTAAAGCAAAAAATTCTTTGATTTTCAATGTTTATCACCAAACTCAAGTTTAGAGCCGCTTCCCTAGATTTCTCAATAAAAACTATAAGCATGCATTTAGAGATAGTGTCAGCATTTTTCAAGCCAGCCATTATGCGCCGTTATCTTGTACAGGCTATCCATATGTACGATCAACAAAAAGAACTGATCAAGGCTATGATTGGATAAATTTCTCTAAAAGTACTATTAAAAGAAGaaagtattaataaaaaatgaaatgaaacgaTTATAGAGGCTCTCATCTTACTTATAAAATGTTTATGGAGAAGCCAAAAAGACTCTAACTAGCTCTAACTACAAGTAAAACGATTACACAGCTGGCATGAGATGTAACAAAAGGTTTGCATTAAATTCAAGAAAAGTTGTCAGGATAAAACTTCAATTCTGATAGGAGAGCACAAAAAACACATATAACTGCATCTAAGTTTTGTCCCTGTCCTAATTTTTCCCCCCTTTTCATATTatgaagtaaaaaaattgaaaaaagtatattttaaaggatGTATTTATAGATCAGATGGAGGCTAAGATTTTACCCAAACACTCTTCAGTTAGGGTACCCAACAGCAGGTGGATGGAAGGATCTAATGACGTAATTGTTATTGCTTTGGGACTAATTGGGACGACTTTAAAGGTTTATAGAGGCTTTTGCAAATGAGGAAAACTTTAGGAGATTTATCACACTTTTTTCATTTATCTGTACAAGCAAAATCAATAAGCCCTACAGTAAATTGTAAAAATACCTTCACAAAAGTCCAATTAGTTGGAACATAAGCTTCTGGAAGCTCTTCATGCCAATTGCTGAGTACCGGAAGAGGATGACCTTCTGTTGTAAATACGTAATTATTCTCATGTACAAACGAATCGTCAAACAGAAGATATAAATATTTGCACCTGAAGAAAACACAGGATCTAATCAGAAAATCTGAAATACAATAATTACTTAAGAAAAAATCCCATttgctttttttctttcataatttttaaatttagcattatacaagaagaagaaaaggtctCACGTTTCAGCAAGAAAAAAACTATGCTGATGATCTTCCAACTGCATAGTTGTCACATCCTTAATGCTTGCAAAACCACCCTTAACTTTGGTGTATAAATTAAGGGAATTCACTATTGATTCACCGACTTCAATATACCATGGATCTGAAATTAAGAATGGTTGAATATATCACTATTGGTCAGGCAGGATTCTCTCTATTGATGTTATagagattaaatttaaaagataatatatttaacaaaattgaataattgtGATATGTAATGATGTCGTGTTGATAGAAAATACCAAGATAATACTCATTTTTATACTAAAGTTCTTGGTAAAGTACTAATGTATTACAGCATGAAGAAGCCTAGCTGCCAGATTATTTTACTGAAATGTTGCTATATGCTAATAGCTTTCTTGTTAAATTTAGAGTTTGAAACCTTTTCTATCAtggaaaaaaatgtttacatgTGCACCAATCTTTTCAAGAGCATACTATTTTAGAAGCAGATGAACCTAATGCCTCAATACcaacaaacttaaaataaaaagatggaAGAACTATCAGACCTTTAGTAGCTTGATATAAGTAGAATGTTGACTCAGCCAATTCAGGACGTAAGGGATAATATTTTTCCGTAGGATGAATCATCTGGTGGTCCAGCAAATACCTTTAACACGGATTTATGATTCAATGtgatacatatattatatagtaCTGTAAGAACAAAAACCGGATGACAGATTGATAGCAAAATACAAAGACACTAATGTTATAACTAAACTAGCAAAATCAGAGAATACCTCTCTGGTAGCACTCCGTATCTCTTCCACACGTGGAAGAACTCACGGTGAGAGGAATTAGCAGCCATAACATCCCCAATAAGAACCTGCTTTCCATAAGCCATATGCAATTACAAACTCAGAAAGATATCAAACCTAATTTTTAAGTGAGTAAAATTCGAAGTCCAGCTACTAGCCTGTAGGCCAGGCCAAAATGCTTGAAGGCTTGTAAGCTGCCAATAAGTTGCTCTTCCAGTCCTCATATCAGCTTCATGGTACCTGCATTAGGCCAACCAGTCCAGGTTACAATTGTTGATCACATTCTCTCATTAGCATCTTTCAAGTACTGTATAAAAGTACTGTTTAGACAGCATAAATAAAAAGCAAAGACTTTCTTAACAAGTGTGATACCAAGAACCGTGTCTGAAATACTTCTGCACGGCAACATAAGCAGAGTGAAACATCTTCCAAAAGTCCTCCTTCCCAAAAAGGATATGGGCTTTGAGTAGATACTCGTAGAAGGAATCAACCCCTAAAAGAACCCAGGGAAATAAAATCCAACAAAAGAAACATGAAGGCCAGTCATTAGTATTTCAAAGTTTAGAATatctaaatttatcaaataCTTTCAACAGACAATAAACATGTAGATAATATGCTGCATTATCCAATGAGCCGAACCAGTGAGAATATCCCTGGTTCAGGGTCAGAGTTAACCTACCAGCTCCAATTCCTGATGAATATTCGATCCATTGCCCAGTTGCCACGTCCAATGTGGTTCCAAATAGTTTTAATGAGCTCTGCATACTCCATAGCTTGCGAAGAGCACGTAAAGCTACTGATTCGTATATGGGGTCACCAGTCACTTTTGATAAAGCACCCATTTCAAGAATCAGGGAACCTGCACAAAGATGGAAAATTAGAAGCAACTTAAATCACTTTACTATACCCTAGTCTTAAAACACTAAGCTAGACCTCTCACCACACCCTGAAGTGCTTGTTTCTGTAGTCTCATTCTCCATTACTCCATACTGTGTACAGAATATTTTGCATTGGTAGGGAGTTATATATCATTCTAAAGAGTACAAAAAGTTTAAAGAAAATGCAACAGACCAcaatttataatcttttatgtctaaatatttgaattaacatgCTTCAGGTACAAGATTAACACCTTATAATCCAAAGTCTTTGATGTATGCATAGGTGGGAGAATCACATACTCCAAGCAAAAATCTGGCCAAACTAATTCCATTCAACAACTTTTTTATGAGCATTAAATGATTCAACAGTTGGATCTTAAGTTCTCTTTACGTATATCAAGTCTACAGAATTCTTTGCagtataaaaactaattatttttctaataataaactttattttaaagtataatatactttctaaaataaaagtaaatgttGCATATAGAAATGAATATCTATTTATCTATCTATTATAGCATTTAGTAGCATCCTCTCATCTCATGGCCCCAACTGGTGATCTATCACCAAAATTGTGGGACTATTGGATGTATTGAAACACAACTTAATAACATTCCTAACATGGTTGGACTCACAGAATTTTGTGAAGCTAAAGCTTACTAATCTCTCAGCTTGTTAAAAATAAGCACatttaacaagaaaaataatttaaaagtaaaagttCATAAACCAGATGGCTGAAGAGAAGACGATATAACAAAACGAACCATCACAAAAACTATTGACTGCTGAAGAGATGACAAAAGAAGCACCAAAATAATCATCGCATTGGAAACATAACATAAGAAGAATGATGACCAGAATGATGCACAATCGGAAGATAGGCTGTTGCACAACCAAGGTGAAGAGACATTGAAAGAAAGATGCCCAATAAGAgagaaaatatcataaaaaatatttatagtggGTCTCAAgccttttcaaatttataaaaacggTTTTGGAAGCTTTAAACCACACGAATAACCTCGAACTGTAGAAGAAAAGCAAAAACCTTTGAAAAGTGTGACAGCATGGGAAAAACTTTATCTGTCTTAATGGACTTGAAAATGGCTCATAAAATGTCAACCAACAGCCCTACCAGAGCCAAAGTTAAAATTCAAACAGTGTCATGAACATTGTAAGTAGATGTCATGCAAGTATATACAAAAACACAATATGTCAATTCATGCAGAAATAAAAACAGAGACAAAACAGAGTCAAACAGACAGGAAGGCAAATAAACACAGATGGAACAGAACAACGCACACAGCACCAGGACCAAATGGACAGAAACAGAGACAAAGATGGCCACCACACACAACAGAGACAAGGTTAAATAGCCTGTTCGAGTGGTGGAACCAAAATACAATGGGTAGTGGCAGAACTTAATACAGAAGACAAGCTGATCTGTGGAGGGAGGAATTACTGAAAAGGTGGGCTGGTGCACAGTTTCATGCCAGGACATTGACATTGGTAGAGATCAATGGAGAGGGGTGGCATGCCTGGATGGACTGACTAACCTGAAAATTCATACCCCCCACCTCAAAGTGGCTAATGTTGAATTCAATTATGGGCTCAGCTTGTTGAATAGGCAATGGGAAGGACAACATCTAGTGACAGCAGCTGTGGTGGACAGCAGAAAACAAGCTGGAAATGTGACACAGACATGGAAAAGTATTTCTTCAAATTAATGATGCAATAAGAACTTTTGACTGTTGACTACAGGATTAATATTAACATACTTATCTTCAAACATTCAAAAGCTTACTaactaaattaaatgaaaataacatataagCTGATGCCTTGCCCTCTAAATAAAAGATTTACAGAATGACAGACTTTGAATGCTCTATGTATACCTTTAAGTTAATCCATGCATATGGCAATCCAGTAGGTGTATTAAATGCCGGTAGAAAGCGTTTCCCTAAATCTTCAGCCAGAACTAGCAGCTGATTGTTGTAAGCCCCTTGTAACAACTTCTTTGAAGAATCAGATGCAAGTAAATGAGCAGAGACAAGTCCTCCAAGAACTCTTATGTTGCACTGAATGATTACAATCAAGTGATAAGGAAACCACATTATAGTGCTTAAGAATTCAagtgtttagaaaaaaaaaaaaattcaatatcatTCCGAAGAAATTTAAGCAATCCCCTTTTCAAAATTAGAGCAAACTGACATCATATCACACAAAACTCTGGACTCAAGAATTTCAAACCAAGTCGAAATATTTACCTCAAAAAGATTTATGCGTGCATCAACATCAAATGTCAGATTTTCTGAAAGCCAAAGCACTGCCCTCTCAAATTCAGTGCTATTTCCCATAATAACAAGgctaataaaataaagaacaatatGGATCAGTTTCCACATCAACAAGATAGACAACATGAACTCATCATGAACagcacaaattaaaaaaaaaaaaaagaattacatAAACTAACAACTCATGTGGTAGCTGAATACACATACCTAGACAGCGATTCAATAAGTGTAAGCGCAGAGCCATTATAGTCTTGAGGCAAGTGTTCAAGCTGCAGTAGTAAACAGTTATTTCCACAGTTTTCTGACTGATTTCCTTCTTCCGTTCTTAAATAGAGATATCATTACCTTCAAATTTCCCAGCTCACTCAGGGAATTGGTGAAAGTTTTAGAGATAGGTTTAAGCTCGTCATGCTGCAAAAATATGGCAACCTCAACATTGCACACTATTGTACgtcaataaaagaaagaatggcATATAGCAACATTGACTGACCGGAAATGCATGTGTCATATAGTTGTCATACGCGTGGTAAAACCTACAAACAAAAAGTGACATAAACCAACAACGTTAATGAATAATTGTTCGCCAGGGAAGCAAATATTACTTAACCTATTTCAAAGATTAGATATGGCAATTCCTACCACCTTCATTGCCTCTTCTGTAAAACTCGTTATCAGTATAATTCAAGGAACAAAGTAGCAGAACACATAAAACAATCAATAAGTTCAACACGCCTTCGATTTAGGTAGGAAAACTTAAGCCTAGTTTTCATAATGTGTTTTTCCCATACCTAACTCGAAACTTAGACGTGTGAGCTAAACATTGCCAAGAAAGAGATGAACAGGTAAAATTGAATTGTGAAAAAGACTACGGAATCGGAAGGTGATATTTACATACATATTGCGAACTTTCTCTTTCATGCGTTTTTTCTTGGCCGCCCAAGGAGATTGTGATTGGGACATGGAAAAGTCCGAAAGTACGAggaggaagagaagaagaagacatgTTGTGCAATGACGAGGATGAAACATGGGATTTTGAGGACTTTGGTTTGAAACCAAAGGGAAAGAAGAGTGGCGGATTGTGGTATGTTGTCGCAGTGAACGAGAGAGAACCGGGTAAGATCTGATCaatgtttcattttttgtttttctgtatCCCTGGTTccatttatgttatttttaattaaaaattttatttttcaataaataaaagaattcttATTTAATACAATCTCATAATTTCTAtgttctattttaaaaaaaaaaatacatatcttttcttacttaaaagtaatttttttctatacatTCTGCTAAATcctttatgtaaaattatttaattccaATAATATCTTCATCGTGTCAATGTTAGAAGTCAACATTGATGTAAGCAAGATCTTATCTTGAGCAGTGTACACGTACACTTTGATCTGACTAACCCGAACATTCACATCTAGTACGTGAACATgtaaagttataattttaagatggtttttaggtttttttatttatttttaatttagttttgatctGTAAAAACTAATCTCGATTCTTAAAAAATcgatataatttaattatttttattaaattttataaataaattataaattttttattataattaaagttattaataagaataatttgtttagttaatctaattaatataatactagtattattataatgaaaaatccttaatttttgtaataattttaactaaaattattaatttacatcatttttttcaaaatcataattaaatgatattaattttcataatttgagaccaaatgaaaattttaaaaaaattaagaataaacacaatattttaaaaccagaaacaaaaaatgagtaattaaatCTAATATAGATATTAAATTACAGCAATAACATATtaggataaaattatttttttgacgTAAATTTTGTCTATAGAGGACAAAAGCTGCTTCCAAATATTTGTAATGTTTTGCAAATTatcaaactaattttataattacaacTAATATTtcgaaaattataattaaaattataagatattttaatatacatttcCTAGTTACTTTATCCCTCACAATTATTATTTCGATAAATATATACGATAAATAATTCTATATGTTTTCCTGATATTTATTATAAGATCGTAGATTTTAGAGAAATCATAAGATGATTATTTCTATTTACTTTTCATCTAACACATATAAACACAATACTAAAATTCTCTCAATAAAAATTCTGTGTTTTTCTTCCACAAATTAACTATTCAGTGGTTGAAAAGGTGAGTGTTCTTCGTATTTGTTTTAATGATTTCTGAATGAATTCGAGGATTGATTTAAGCGATAAAAAGGAGAGAAGATGTTTTGTGTGAGAGAAGATTTGAAGGTAAATCTTTTGATCCAaactagtataaatattttgtacaattttttcttttctacttactcttttttattttattgtgtttatttaaataaaggaaagaattttaattgatatttgataattaaaaggaaaatttttaaaagcacattttttattaaaaacccaaTTCACCATTCCTTTTGGTTTTGGTCCAAACGCTAATCATCTCGCTGCGTGATACCAACAATCGCTTTATGTTTGGATGTGGTTTTGCATAGTTTTGCTATACCATATtcatttctaataaaataaattatttatatctttatacCTAAATTCAATGAGTATCAAATCTTTGTCTTATCTCCATCTTCACTGGATAATGGGTATATTCTCGTACTCATACCCATATGCTCATTTTCTTACTgtcttaatattaattaatttttttataaaataataaaaagttacgGTAGAGTAAACacaatattatcatatattcaatattaagaggaaaattgtttcttcgatattaAAAGGAaggttgtttcttcaatatttagaaagaaaccataattgcataaatttcaaattagaataccaaataaaatttcatgagaaccaaaacatttattaaatttgcaagcATTACAATAAAActtagttaataaaattaaaaaatattttaaaaaatataaatggaaaaaaaatattcaaattaaaatatattttaaatgtttgtttacttcaatttttttaaattctagtcaatatctttttttacactaataaaagttataatagatTAATTGATCAAAATCAcgtaaagaacaaatattaaactaataataataaaattttaacatagatattgtatcttttttGAATTTCggtatatgttggatggtgataaaaaaatttcatagcaattacattaaatttttatattatagtacataaaatttttttatacaattatagtgacaaaattatagtatgattgataatgagttaaaaaataaaaaaataattatataaaatgtatcaaaatagtattctacacgataaaaataaataacaaataaaaatgttaaaaaattatcaaatctgtgtcttagaaacaatttgagagattataaaatgaaattgtacaaagaaaaacaaatgtataattaagagtatgataaaatgaaaaatatcttagagatttaaaatttttacaaataccAACATAGTCAATGgctgagaaataacgaaaattgttttagcgaaataaatgAGTTATTCACATGAAacataaagtaataataatagagtagataagatatttttttatattacatagtaaatgaaaggtttatgctattaaatacttaaattgagagtgttaaaaatACGGTGGATATGCGAATGAATTTAATAACAAaccaaattagaaaaaataaaaaatagtatgtgtaaagttatatatatatatatatatatatatatatataaggttatttaattaattgtgaatattttaataatttaaacgtgGAAAAAGATATGACATCAATGAGTATTATGGGAGGTATGAGGACTCGACAAATATATACATTCTCATACATAATTGAAAAAGTTGGAGATTATGCATTCTCATACACAATTGAAAAAGTTGGAGATTATGCATACTCGTACTCATATACGGTCAATGCGAGGATTTCCCGTCAAATTGGAACAAATTTATTTCTCATTCTTAGATGCAAGGAATCAATTCCAACTTCCTTCGAGTTTATTCCCTCCTTCCACAACTACCCTGCATCCATGCAATCCGTATCACTTTTCTTAATCTCATCATCTTCCTTCTCACCTCAAACATGGATAACAAATCTGTCGACCAAGAATAATACATTGTCAACACCTAAGGCATAATCTGCTCAATACCACGCTTCATTATTATGTAAGGCACTTTGGTAAGAGTACCCACCACCAACTATAAAATTTGCTCTCTCCCTTTCACCACTCACAAACAGCTGTAAATTCATTCAAACGAACAAGCACATCACTCGTTTTTCTGTCTATTTCAATAGTAAATATGTCGAAGTAAACACAGGCTTAAGGtcatattaaatattgtttatatCATCTCTAGttctaaaataaatactttaattttattgatacaAGAGAGTGTTTTAACCTAAATATTGATTACATCATCTTTAGTTTCGACAtacataattttatgattttaataaattgatattcaattttattttagtttttaaataaaaatcaaactcttaataaaataatagtatggaaattttaaatttttataataaaaatatcataaacaaaattttcaatgtttttcaAATAGAATTATAGAGATAAATatcactaaattaaaaaataaagaaaatatcatttattaaaagtaGAACGAAagcaaatatttatttgaaagtaTAAGAAGTAAAAgtgattttgtaaaaatatgaaaatgacaagctattattttaagattaaaaagaatataaatgtcattttaatttattagataaatttaaagaacttatttcaacttttttttatcctgTATTTTTAAGACacgtgtttaatatttttactcttttatataattattaattaacctCCATTTACTATTTAATCctcttttaatgtttatataatattatatatattctttttacattaaatatttaataatattatattttatgatgtgatttttttgtttaaagaattgtttaattaatagttaaaatagtaaagGAAAAGACATAAATATTTCGTTTTCCGATAGACATAAATTTCATATACATTTGatataaaaatgaagataaacttttattttaaagatggATGAAATGGTCAAATCTACCCCGTTTTCATAATGTTACCGTATAATTAAGATTCATCTGCTTCTCAAGAACTAATTAcggtttaaatttttatttcttaaaatcaaataatacatCCTTCATAAATCAATTCAGTATAACAAAAGGATATACAAAAGAATTGTAGACGTCATTGGGGATAAGGGTAGAACgtagattattttaatatattatataagtatCAATATTTATAGAGTAGATTAACTGGTTGAAAAACGACCATCTTAGAGCAACTCCAATACCAGTTCATTAGGATGACTATTTTGTTACACTGAAAGATGACTATTCTTCTTAAAAAGAGGTTCCTTGTACAAGGAACTATTTCTTCATCGTAAAAGATTATGTCTTAAAGTGTGGATTTCTTACTATTACAGTAAAGGAATAAATTTGAGCTTCTTCAAGTTTCTTATTAGTAAAACGATGTATAGATTTCTTATGAGTGATGTTTAATGTGTATTGAGAGAGAGATCCAAACAATGTTTCATTTTCCAGCAAGACCCCTTCACAAGATTAAAAATGGAAAAGTTTTAGATAATTCTGCACAATTGTTAGCCATTCTTTCATgtcatataaaaattgttccTCTGACTAACAGCCTAAGTCAAAACTAACTAGTATTCTAAATAGTAACAAGATTAGATTGCGATGCCCGTATTGAATTCTTTTAGTTTGAGAATCAAAAATTGATAATAACCTGTTTGCCCGACTCAAAGTTCAATCTTACTCTGTACAATAATTCAATAAAGGGCAGGACTCATCATTACCTTTTTCTCCTTGCTGCTTACCCTTTTTACTGGAGCATTTACGGCAAAGCTTTCCGTGCGTATACATAAGGCAATTTAGGTCAAACTTAAGTTCATTTGGTATCCGTTGGTTTAGATGAAGATACGACTTATTTCTGTCTGCAACAGCTGGCACCCAACCCATGGTTTTTGCAATCTCAAATATCTGCATAAATATTCAACTGAATCAAGTGTTATAAATATGAGTATACagtaaaagatgaaattatgcTTACGTGAGTGTCCACTGGAAAATCATCTCGCTGAAGATTGAACATCAACACACAAGACACCTACAATCAACCCCGCAATTTAGAGAAACCGATACAAAGGGGGAAAgggcaaatattttttttttttaattgagtttacAGATTTTCACGTGATGTTGTTTGCTTACTGGGCGATTTATTAACACAAAGTTATCCAACGAATAACACAGACCATTCTTAATCTACCGCAAGTAGAAACCAATTTGCACTCTTACAAAGATCTGAATGCCTAGATACCATGATATCTCAAAAAGAATGGGAAACAAGGAAAGTCTTTCCTCAAAGGATTATCCTTCTCGTAAAACAGATTAAAGAAAACAGTGACACAGTGAGGGTGAAATTTCTTCGTATTTCAACCAAATAAGAAACATGGTGATAGAAAGCTTATCATTTTACCCCAATATAAGAGGGAGTTCAGTGCATTGAGTGGCCTGTAGGACCAATTGCATTCTCTAGTTCTCTATACTGAAACTGCTCTGTAATATCTCTCTATATTGTCCGCATTAACCCTGCTCTAGATATCATATATCAACTATTGTTGCCAAAATACGGT contains:
- the LOC114179194 gene encoding alpha-mannosidase I MNS5; the protein is MFHPRHCTTCLLLLFLLVLSDFSMSQSQSPWAAKKKRMKEKVRNMFYHAYDNYMTHAFPHDELKPISKTFTNSLSELGNLKLEHLPQDYNGSALTLIESLSSLVIMGNSTEFERAVLWLSENLTFDVDARINLFECNIRVLGGLVSAHLLASDSSKKLLQGAYNNQLLVLAEDLGKRFLPAFNTPTGLPYAWINLKYGVMENETTETSTSGCGSLILEMGALSKVTGDPIYESVALRALRKLWSMQSSLKLFGTTLDVATGQWIEYSSGIGAGVDSFYEYLLKAHILFGKEDFWKMFHSAYVAVQKYFRHGSWYHEADMRTGRATYWQLTSLQAFWPGLQVLIGDVMAANSSHREFFHVWKRYGVLPERYLLDHQMIHPTEKYYPLRPELAESTFYLYQATKDPWYIEVGESIVNSLNLYTKVKGGFASIKDVTTMQLEDHQHSFFLAETCKYLYLLFDDSFVHENNYVFTTEGHPLPVLSNWHEELPEAYVPTNWTFVKRQPRVSRISAMSLQVCPALNLKSGQHIESACHIPDARSDFRCLTDEDCGVDATTCRRRSCSMAGFCGLWLFI